The genomic interval TCCTCCCGAATCTTAAGAACATCGCCAACCTTTACGTCAGCTAACTTTTCCATACTAGTTCCATGCACAGATACAACAACAGTTCCTTCCTCGAGTGGAGAATCATTTTGACGTATTGCAATCACTCGATCATTTTTCACGATGTATTCATTTCCATACTCATTTGTTTTTGTACTGTCATCATAGTAAGCGTTGTAGAGTGTCAAATTATTTTCACCGCGTTCACAATTCACACCAGATACGGGAATCGATGTTCCATTTGCTAAAGTGACAGTCCCAGAATAGTTCACCTGCCCAATCATTGGCTTTCCATCGGCTTTTACCCCAAATGCACCGCGTGCAAGGTACGTTGTACTGACAATCTTATTATGCATCTTTGTCAAACCAATAATTTCTCCATTGGTTGCAAAATAAGATGAATTTATTGCTGCCAAAGCATTGGCGGAACTTGCAATTGAGCTTAAAACTTCACGACCGGCAATTTTACCATTTGCAAGCATCGGCTGAAGCTTAAAGTTTGCTTGACCGTCAATCGCTAAAAAATTGGCTGTAAGCATTCCCTTTTCATTGCTTCTAAGTAAAGTAATATGCTCCACTCCGGGTGCAATTTGATCTACTAATTTTTGATTAAAATTTTTGATTATATCTATGTAAATGCGATTTGGATTTGCTAATTGATTAACTTTATAAAGCACGTTATGTTTTAAATGAATCGTAACCCTAAATGTGGTCTTATTGATATCTTTAAATGTAACATCTTGTACCAAAGTATCTTTGATCGGCAATTCTTTCAGAGATGTTTTATTGATTGTACTCGGCATATCAATCACAATACTCGTCCCGTTATTTGCCGTCACTACTTTATATTCAGGAATCGAATCTACATCAAAAACGATTCTGACCGCCTCAGCACTTTGGCTGGAACGTATTCCACTTACATTCGTTGATAATTTTGCCGCAAAAGCAATTTGTGAAATAAGTAATAACATCATCACAAACAGGCCAACGCGTCTCACTAAATTTTTCATCTTTATCTACACTTCCTACTGCTTATTATAGAAAAAAAGCCAGGCTGCACGGAGCCTGGCAGGTATTATTAAATTAAATTGCACCTAAATCATTTTTAGGTTTGGCCTTCATACTCATCGACAATTGCTTGTAAATCATATTTCCAAGGCCAATTCCTCCTGCATTTGCCATGTTTTTGGTCAATTCTGTATCTAACATGGATTGCATAATTTTTTCGCCACTTGATTCCCCGATCAGAGAATTCTCGGGAATCGTATCACGCATTTGCGTATACATGTAATTTAGAAACAGTGCCTCAAACTCCTTGCACGTTGCTTTTAACTTTGCATCATCTGCTGCTGTTGCTGCATTTTCAGTAGCTTTTTCCAAGGTTTTGGAAAAAGCCCCATCTGCATTATGTTTTGCCGAAGCGTATTGATTTATGATATTTTCCGAGGAAACGTTATCAATTTGCATATGATTCACCTACATTTAGATAATTTCTAAGTCTGCATGAAGTGCCCCTGCAGCTTTAATGGCCTGCAAAATGGAAATAATATCACGCGATGTTGCCCCAACAGCATTCAACGCGCCTACAACATCACTTACATTTGCCGTTGCCGGAAGTACAATCGTATGTGCTTTTTCTTCATCTACATTTACATCTGTATTCTTCGTTTCAACCGTTTCTCCCATACTAAATGGCGGCGGTTGATTTACATCTGTATTCTTTGTAACGCTTATATTTAAGCTACCTTGGGCAATTGCAACTTCATCAACCGCAATATTGCCACCCATAACAATCGTTCCTGTTCGTTCATTGACAACAACTTTTGCGATATTATCCGGTGTTACATATAAATCTTCAATATTGGCAACAAAACCAACCACATCATTTTGATACATATAAGGAACTGTAATATCGATTCTGCCTGGATTACTGGCAGTTGCAATGCCACCATATTGAGAATTAACGGCATTGGCTATTCTTGTTGCTGTCGTAAAATCAGCTTTCCGCAAAGACAAAGTAATCATTCCGTTAGAAGCCAGATTCGTTTCTACACTACGTTCGACAATACCGCCATTCGGTGTAATGCCCACGGTAGGGAAATTCTTCTGTACGGAAGTCCCACCACTGCCGGCAGCAAACCCTCCTGTAGATACCGCACCTTGCCCAACAGCGTAAACTTGTCCGTTCGCCGCCTTTAATGGCGTTTGCAAAAGCGTCCCACCTTGAATACTTTTTGCATCGCCCATCGAGGATACAGTAATATCAATTGTATCGCCCTCTCTTACGAAAGGCGGCAATTGTGCTGTAACCATAACTGCCGCGACATTTTTTGTCTTAAGCTGCGCCGTCGATATGGATACACCAAATTCTTTTAACATATTACTCACAGATTGCAGTGTTTCCAGTGTTTTATTGGAATCACCAGTTCCTGCTAAGCCAACCACTAAGCCATATCCGACCAATTGGTTGGAACGAACGCCCTGCACTTTTGCAATGTCTTTGATTCTTGTGCTCACTGTACTCGATGCTGCGAAGGCTGATGTAATCAACGAACCAAACACGAATAAAAAGGTCATTGCCGCAATAAACTTACGCATACTAAGCCTCCACTAAAATAAGATATTAAATACTTGTGTTAAAATACCTTGACGCTGTTTTGCATTCAACGGACCTTTACCATCGAATTTCAACTGTGCATCAGATACTAAAGATGATAATACGGTGTTATCCGCGGTAACATCATCTTTACGAACAATCCCAGTAATCGTAATTTTATGTTCATCCTTGTTTTGGATGATACTTTGAGTTCCTGAAATCACCATATTTCCATTTGGTTTCACTTCAACGACCTGCACGGTAATCTTACCAGTTACTCGATTCGTATTACTTAAACTGCCGTTTGCTTTAAAAGAATCAGACTGACTCGCACTTGCTGCCGCTAAAAAATGAAAAATTCCCGTTCCTGCCGACAACTCATTACTGCCAGATTTTGAATTGCTTGCGCTGTTTGATTTCGATGCCGACGAACTTTCATTAATAATGATCGTAAGTGAATCACCGACTGCTCTCGCTTTGCGATCAGCAAAGAGACTTACGGAATTATAATCTTCCGACCAAAGGGAAGCCTCGCTTGCATGAACGCTCATCGCATTGCTTGCCAGTACAGCGAAACTAACAAGCAATACTCCCAATAATTTATTTAAGTTTCTCACGAAAATCACCTACCTTTTATGAGTTAAAACCTCAACAGTAGAACTATCTATTACCTTACCACTTACAATTTTATTTGAATTTACATTTTTAACACGAATAAAACTGCCTTCTCTGCCATCTTGCAATGCCTGTCCATCTACTTTAACAACGATCCCATTTATATTCGACACGATATTTACCATTGCCATTCGCTTTATGATAACCGGTTTTTCTAACATATTTTTGCTAAGCGGCGTACCATCTTGCAGTACCCGCTTCGTCACCAGACCAATGACTTGATCAATGTCAGTGATATACCCTGGCTCAAGCTTACTCGTATCAGAATTCTCTAAACGAACATCTTCTTTTGTTAAAATATACTTTCTTGGTAAAGTTCGATTGATGACAACGACCTTTTCATAAGAACGCACTTTAAAGCGAATATTTGACTTATTATATAGGTAATCATTAATATAAATATTCACAATCGCATTTGTCGGTGCATTATATCGGATTCCATACGGCAAATCCACTCTAAAGCTCAAATTTCCATCCGGTGCTATTACTGCGTTCGGAATACTCATATGATCGATATGAAATATCTTTGCAGTTCCAATTTGTTCTTTAATATAATCTTCAGCAAATGCAATAAGCATATCAGCTGATATGCTTTGCGCTTTTGTTGTTACAATGACAGGCTGCTTGATCTGCCATGTAATATCAGTATAATCTCCACCAGCCGCCGACAATCGCATTCCCAACAATTCATTCGTAAATACAACACTATTGCCTGGACTTGCAGCGTTTCCAATCTTTAGAGATTTTAAC from Massilibacillus massiliensis carries:
- a CDS encoding phosphodiester glycosidase family protein, with the translated sequence MKNLVRRVGLFVMMLLLISQIAFAAKLSTNVSGIRSSQSAEAVRIVFDVDSIPEYKVVTANNGTSIVIDMPSTINKTSLKELPIKDTLVQDVTFKDINKTTFRVTIHLKHNVLYKVNQLANPNRIYIDIIKNFNQKLVDQIAPGVEHITLLRSNEKGMLTANFLAIDGQANFKLQPMLANGKIAGREVLSSIASSANALAAINSSYFATNGEIIGLTKMHNKIVSTTYLARGAFGVKADGKPMIGQVNYSGTVTLANGTSIPVSGVNCERGENNLTLYNAYYDDSTKTNEYGNEYIVKNDRVIAIRQNDSPLEEGTVVVSVHGTSMEKLADVKVGDVLKIREDLGPVWNNVPEIMGVGPLLLKNNSLNVTVEEEQFGPDVASGRAPRSAVGITKDGHVILGVVDGRQSHSIGCTLKEMALLMKEMGAVDAVNFDGGGSSEMVIENEVINKPSDGRERSIGAALVVLSK
- a CDS encoding rod-binding protein, which produces MQIDNVSSENIINQYASAKHNADGAFSKTLEKATENAATAADDAKLKATCKEFEALFLNYMYTQMRDTIPENSLIGESSGEKIMQSMLDTELTKNMANAGGIGLGNMIYKQLSMSMKAKPKNDLGAI
- a CDS encoding flagellar basal body P-ring protein FlgI produces the protein MRKFIAAMTFLFVFGSLITSAFAASSTVSTRIKDIAKVQGVRSNQLVGYGLVVGLAGTGDSNKTLETLQSVSNMLKEFGVSISTAQLKTKNVAAVMVTAQLPPFVREGDTIDITVSSMGDAKSIQGGTLLQTPLKAANGQVYAVGQGAVSTGGFAAGSGGTSVQKNFPTVGITPNGGIVERSVETNLASNGMITLSLRKADFTTATRIANAVNSQYGGIATASNPGRIDITVPYMYQNDVVGFVANIEDLYVTPDNIAKVVVNERTGTIVMGGNIAVDEVAIAQGSLNISVTKNTDVNQPPPFSMGETVETKNTDVNVDEEKAHTIVLPATANVSDVVGALNAVGATSRDIISILQAIKAAGALHADLEII
- a CDS encoding flagellar basal body L-ring protein FlgH, producing the protein MRNLNKLLGVLLVSFAVLASNAMSVHASEASLWSEDYNSVSLFADRKARAVGDSLTIIINESSSASKSNSASNSKSGSNELSAGTGIFHFLAAASASQSDSFKANGSLSNTNRVTGKITVQVVEVKPNGNMVISGTQSIIQNKDEHKITITGIVRKDDVTADNTVLSSLVSDAQLKFDGKGPLNAKQRQGILTQVFNILF
- the flgA gene encoding flagellar basal body P-ring formation chaperone FlgA translates to MVRKILLALAVSFYLSFRLVIASPIEVNTYDTVEIVGPDILLGDIAVISGDNLDRVAALKSLKIGNAASPGNSVVFTNELLGMRLSAAGGDYTDITWQIKQPVIVTTKAQSISADMLIAFAEDYIKEQIGTAKIFHIDHMSIPNAVIAPDGNLSFRVDLPYGIRYNAPTNAIVNIYINDYLYNKSNIRFKVRSYEKVVVINRTLPRKYILTKEDVRLENSDTSKLEPGYITDIDQVIGLVTKRVLQDGTPLSKNMLEKPVIIKRMAMVNIVSNINGIVVKVDGQALQDGREGSFIRVKNVNSNKIVSGKVIDSSTVEVLTHKR